Proteins found in one Enterococcus sp. 9D6_DIV0238 genomic segment:
- the comGD gene encoding competence type IV pilus minor pilin ComGD gives MLKGFTLIESLVVVFVCTFFMLLPALSIERWQHMIEIEQFLSTFEKQLLFTQQMAIIKMTDTQIVFEEQQQLYFIVSENEPIHLSVPTDLNASGPNKIVFKAVSGNNGKLAKFTYDWPEKKQSIEFQFQLGSGRYVKKINRL, from the coding sequence ATGTTAAAGGGATTTACATTGATCGAATCACTTGTAGTAGTATTTGTGTGCACTTTTTTTATGTTGCTACCAGCACTTTCAATCGAGCGCTGGCAGCATATGATAGAAATAGAACAATTTCTATCGACCTTTGAAAAACAGTTACTGTTTACACAGCAAATGGCAATTATTAAGATGACGGACACACAGATCGTCTTTGAAGAACAACAACAGCTATACTTTATCGTTTCAGAAAACGAACCAATACATTTATCTGTTCCAACAGATTTAAACGCTTCTGGTCCAAATAAAATTGTCTTTAAAGCGGTATCTGGAAACAATGGGAAATTGGCAAAATTCACTTATGATTGGCCGGAAAAAAAGCAATCGATCGAGTTTCAATTTCAGTTAGGAAGTGGTCGATATGTCAAAAAAATCAATCGATTATAA
- the comGC gene encoding competence type IV pilus major pilin ComGC, protein MTKKKKRINYSGFTLLEMLVVLLIISVLILLFVPNLSKHKEGVDKKGNEAIVKIVETQIDLYVMEKNQTPTVEQLLKEEYITQEQYEKYQTSEK, encoded by the coding sequence ATGACCAAAAAAAAGAAACGAATCAATTACAGTGGTTTTACCTTATTAGAGATGCTGGTTGTTCTGTTGATTATTTCTGTTTTAATTTTGCTATTTGTTCCAAATCTTTCAAAACATAAAGAAGGTGTGGATAAAAAAGGCAATGAAGCAATCGTCAAAATCGTTGAAACACAGATAGATCTTTATGTGATGGAGAAGAATCAGACGCCGACTGTCGAGCAACTATTGAAAGAGGAATATATCACTCAAGAACAGTATGAAAAATACCAAACAAGTGAAAAATGA
- the comGB gene encoding competence type IV pilus assembly protein ComGB, translated as MIFLKEMFLIGKNNLERFGRMALLMIEHLKKKKSNKLSKRQQNFFIQLLADLLRNGFTIQESLLFMKKSRSIPEEALNYLTATMERGDQFYSGLAYLGFKTTIITQIEFAQAHGDLSGTLDKIKDHTLVADKQQQHLFKVLSYPVLLLVFLSVVLISIRQILLPQLLVNGTVQAKNPGIQFIQQSPYYVIGLLLCSFFVIGTYYLHFRKKTFLEKALFFSRLPFIGSLYKKYCSAFFALEWGKLFAQGLEIKNVLRLMKTTSQRSLIYELAEEIETKALAGTTFYDQLRAFPFFSSELALIIQQGEVKGNLGKELIVYSELCWQQFFRRVEKMIQLIQPVIFLLVALMVVGIYAAMLLPIYGGMEEYL; from the coding sequence ATGATTTTTCTAAAAGAAATGTTTCTAATTGGGAAAAACAACTTAGAAAGGTTTGGGCGTATGGCTTTATTGATGATCGAACATTTGAAGAAGAAAAAGAGCAATAAGTTGTCGAAAAGACAGCAAAATTTTTTTATTCAGCTTTTAGCAGATTTATTAAGAAATGGATTTACTATACAAGAGAGTTTACTTTTTATGAAGAAGTCACGTTCTATTCCAGAAGAAGCACTCAATTATTTGACTGCTACGATGGAACGAGGAGATCAATTTTATTCAGGCTTAGCTTATCTAGGATTCAAAACGACGATCATAACTCAAATAGAATTTGCTCAAGCTCATGGAGATCTATCAGGAACATTAGATAAAATCAAAGATCATACTCTTGTTGCAGATAAACAGCAGCAACATTTATTTAAGGTATTGAGTTATCCTGTTCTGCTTTTAGTTTTTTTATCTGTAGTCTTGATCAGTATCAGACAAATTTTACTGCCGCAACTATTAGTCAACGGGACGGTTCAAGCTAAAAATCCAGGTATTCAATTCATTCAGCAAAGCCCCTATTATGTCATTGGATTACTGTTATGTAGCTTTTTTGTCATAGGCACATATTATCTTCACTTTAGAAAGAAAACATTTTTGGAAAAGGCGCTATTTTTTTCCAGACTGCCTTTTATAGGAAGCTTGTATAAAAAATACTGTTCAGCTTTCTTTGCACTTGAGTGGGGAAAATTATTCGCACAAGGTTTAGAGATCAAGAATGTTCTTCGATTGATGAAAACGACAAGCCAGCGATCTCTGATTTATGAGCTTGCAGAAGAAATTGAGACAAAAGCTTTGGCTGGTACTACTTTTTACGATCAGTTAAGAGCATTTCCGTTTTTTTCATCTGAATTAGCTTTGATCATCCAGCAAGGAGAGGTAAAAGGAAATTTAGGTAAAGAATTGATCGTATACAGTGAGTTATGTTGGCAGCAATTTTTTAGACGAGTTGAAAAAATGATCCAATTGATCCAGCCTGTGATTTTTTTACTTGTTGCTTTGATGGTAGTGGGTATCTATGCTGCAATGCTATTACCGATTTACGGTGGAATGGAGGAATATTTATGA